In one window of Hevea brasiliensis isolate MT/VB/25A 57/8 chromosome 10, ASM3005281v1, whole genome shotgun sequence DNA:
- the LOC110668105 gene encoding FCS-Like Zinc finger 6, whose product MLLGKRPRPPIRRTTSMTGITVDLANVDAPETPSSDDITHNHQMIGDPHHALVGPEEACLNYYNNYYDISGFDGNINGLYDQRLLAAMVSPRNNQRTSSGSNFLETAHFLRTCGLCKRRLAPGKDIYMYRGDTAFCSLECREQQMKNDERKEKSLVMASKKEDRHASPSTATSSSKAAASRKSVTLAVA is encoded by the exons aTGTTGCTAGGGAAGCGTCCACGCCCACCCATCAGAAGAACCACAAGTATGACCGGCATCACCGTTGATCTTGCCAACGTAGATGCCCCGGAGACGCCGTCGTCTGATGATATTACCCACAACCACCAGATGATCGGAGATCCTCATCATGCACTGGTGGGACCTGAAGAAGCGTGTCTAAATTATTATAACAACTATTACGACATAAGTGGCTTTGATGGTAATATTAATGGCTTATATGATCAGCGTCTCTTGGCCGCCATGGTGTCACCCAGGAATAACCAAAGGACAAGCTCCGGTAGCAATTTCTTGGAGACTGCTCATTTCTTGAGGACTTGTGGCCTTTGTAAACGCCGCTTGGCTCCTGGGAAAGATATTTACATGTACAG GGGGGATACAGCTTTTTGTAGTCTAGAGTGCAGAGAACAACAGATGAAGAatgatgaaagaaaagaaaagagtttAGTGAtggcatcaaagaaagaagatcgCCATGCATCACCATCCACAGCTACATCAAGCTCCAAGGCTGCTGCTTCCAGGAAAAGTGTGACTCTGGCTGTTGCTTGA